The following proteins come from a genomic window of Salvia hispanica cultivar TCC Black 2014 chromosome 4, UniMelb_Shisp_WGS_1.0, whole genome shotgun sequence:
- the LOC125223722 gene encoding polygalacturonase At1g48100-like, whose protein sequence is MVSQTSFLLFYFIIIIIIIIVALIMPEGHARHHHHHHLHHRHSHPASQISAPPEASPPAAPPPSGSDDWRVYDVRMFGAIGDGATDDTDAFMNAWENACQIDSGVLLVPYGYTFMIQSTIFTGPCQNGLVFKVDGTIMPPEGPEVWPTDYSRRQWLVFYRVNEMALRGHGLIDGRGQPWWDLPCKPHKARYGRIVQEPCDSPVAIRFFMSNNIRVEGIRMKNSPQFHFRFDGCQNVHIQSIYITAPPLSPNTDGIHIENTNNVEIYNSVISNGDDCVSIGSGCYDVDIRNITCGPSHGISIGSLGKHNSRACASNITVRDSVIKNSDNGVRIKTWQGGSGAVSGVTFRKIHMENVRNPIIIDQFYCLTKDCSNGTSAVQVSDIEYSDIKGTYDIRSPPMRLACSDAVPCTNITIGDVELLPSRGALVLDPFCWNAYGEMHALTIPPVACLLQGFPRSVLENDVGIC, encoded by the exons ATGGTGTCCCAAACTTCctttctcctattttattttattattattattattattattatcgtCGCATTAATTATGCCGGAAGGCCACGCTAgacaccaccaccaccaccacctccaccaccgGCATTCCCACCCGGCCTCCCAAATCTCCGCCCCTCCCGAGGCCTCCCCTCCAGCTGCGCCACCTCCATCGGGCAGCGATGATTGGCGAGTGTACGACGTGAGAATGTTTGGCGCCATAGGCGACGGCGCGACGGATGATACCGACGCATTCATGAACGCGTGGGAAAACGCATGCCAAATTGATTCCGGCGTCTTGCTAGTTCCCTACGGCTATACTTTTATGATCCAATCAACTATTTTCACCGGTCCTTGTCAAAACGGCCTCGTCTTTAAG GTTGATGGGACGATAATGCCCCCGGAGGGGCCGGAGGTGTGGCCGACGGATTACAGCCGGCGGCAGTGGCTCGTTTTCTACCGGGTCAACGAGATGGCGCTACGGGGACACGGCCTCATCGATGGACGTGGCCAGCCGTGGTGGGACTTGCCCTGCAAGCCTCACAAGGCAAGATATGGTCGCATAGTGCAGGAGCCATGCGACAGTCCAGTT GCGATACGATTCTTCATGAGCAACAATATTAGAGTTGAAGGAATCAGAATGAAGAATAGTCCACAGTTCCATTTCAGATTCGATGGGTGCCAAAATGTTCACATACAATCAATTTACATAACTGCTCCACCTCTCAGTCCCAACACTGATGGGATTCACATTGAGAACACCAATAATGTTGAGATATACAATTCAGTCATTTCTAACG GTGATGATTGTGTTTCAATAGGATCTGGCTGCTACGATGTTGATATTAGGAATATCACTTGCGGTCCCAGCCATGGCATCAG CATAGGGAGCCTGGGCAAGCACAACTCGCGCGCGTGTGCCTCCAACATAACGGTGCGCGACTCGGTGATCAAGAATTCCGACAACGGGGTACGGATCAAAACGTGGCAGGGCGGGTCCGGGGCTGTCTCGGGCGTGACCTTCCGGAAGATCCACATGGAGAACGTGCGGAATCCGATCATCATCGACCAGTTCTACTGCCTCACCAAGGACTGCTCGAATGGCACCTCGGCCGTTCAAGTGTCCGACATAGAGTACTCGGATATCAAGGGGACCTACGATATACGGAGCCCTCCCATGCGCCTGGCGTGCAGCGATGCGGTCCCGTGCACCAACATCACAATTGGTGACGTGGAGCTTCTCCCGTCTCGAGGGGCTTTGGTTCTCGATCCCTTCTGCTGGAACGCGTATGGAGAGATGCACGCGTTGACGATCCCGCCCGTTGCTTGCCTTCTTCAAGGGTTTCCTCGCTCTGTCTTGGAGAATGATGTTGGCATTTGCTAG
- the LOC125221682 gene encoding shaggy-related protein kinase alpha translates to MASISVAPPTGVRDPGRNPGGLDKLPDEMNEMKLRDDKDMEPAVVDGNGTETGHIIVTTIGGRNGQPKQTISYMAERIVGQGSFGVVFQAKCLETGETVAIKKVLQDKRYKNRELQTMRLLDHPNVVSLKHCFFSTTEKDELFLNLVLEYVPETVHRVIRHYNKMSQRMPMIYVKLYAYQIFRALAYIHGSVGVCHRDIKPQNLLVNPHTHQVKLCDFGSAKVLVKGEPNISYICSRYYRAPELIFGATEYTTAIDIWSAGCVLAELLLGQPLFPGESGVDQLVEIIKVLGTPTREEIKCMNPNYTEFKFPQIKAHPWHKIFHKRMPPEAVDVVSRLLQYSPNLRCTALEALVHPFFDELRDPNVRLPNGRFVPPLFNFKPHELKGVPAELLGKLIPEHARKQCAFLGL, encoded by the exons ATGGCCTCTATTAGTGTAGCTCCCCCTACTGGTGTAAGAGACCCTGGTCGAAATCCTGGTGGACTGGATAAATTGCCAGATGAGATGAATGAGATGAAACTCAGGGATGACAAG GATATGGAACCAGCTGTTGTAGATGGTAATGGAACAGAAACTGGTCACATAATTGTGACCACAATCGGGGGCAGAAATGGTCAGCCAAAACAG ACAATCAGTTATATGGCTGAGCGTATCGTGGGGCAGGGATCTTTTGGAGTAGTGTTTCAG GCCAAATGTCTAGAAACGGGTGAAACTGTTGCCATAAAAAAGGTTCTTCAAGATAAGAGGTACAAGAATCGTGAGCTGCAAACCATGCGTTTGCTGGACCACCCCAATGTTGTGTCTTTGAAGCATTGTTTCTTCTCGACGACTGAGAAGGATGAGCTTTTCCTCAACTTGGTGTTAGAATATGTTCCCGAGACTGTTCATAGGGTAATTAGACATTACAACAAGATGAGTCAGAGGATGCCAATGATATATGTTAAACTTTATGCCTATCAG ATTTTCAGAGCACTAGCTTATATCCATGGTAGTGTTGGCGTGTGCCACAGAGATATTAAACCACAAAATTTATTG GTCAATCCACACACACATCAGGTGAAGTTATGTGATTTTGGAAGTGCAAAAGTACTG GTCAAAGGAGAACCaaacatttcatatatatGCTCAAGGTATTATCGTGCTCCCGAACTCATATTTGGGGCAACGGAATACACTACTGCCATTGACATCTGGTCTGCAGGATGTGTCTTGGCTGAATTGCTGCTTGGACAG CCCCTTTTCCCTGGTGAAAGTGGAGTTGATCAGCTTGTTGAAATCATTAAG GTCCTTGGCACTCCAACAAGGGAGGAGATCAAATGCATGAACCCCAACTACACTGAATTCAAATTCCCCCAAATAAAAGCTCACCCATGGCACAAG ATATTTCACAAGAGGATGCCACCTGAGGCTGTTGATGTTGTTTCAAGGCTACTTCAGTATTCTCCAAACCTCCGATGCACTGCG TTGGAGGCGTTGGTCCATCCATTCTTTGATGAGTTGCGTGATCCAAATGTTAGGCTACCTAATGGGCGGTTTGTTCCGCCATTATTCAACTTTAAGCCTCATG AGCTCAAGGGCGTGCCAGCAGAGTTATTGGGGAAGCTGATCCCGGAGCATGCAAGAAAGCAATGCGCATTCCTTGGACTGTAA
- the LOC125221134 gene encoding GDSL esterase/lipase LIP-4-like, producing the protein MHCCYKYKRAFFINAFFLVLVSCLPLVSSKRCKQPVIFNFGDSNSDTGGFAAAIGFSFGDPYGRAFFHQPTGRLSDGRLILDFLCDSLHTNYLKAYLNPLEPDISNGVNLAVSGASILPPNVLFNLGVQINQFSLFHNRSLQLRSKGRKDVLDKEGFNNALYIFDIGQNDLTVALTFNPLPYDQVLEKIPSFISGIKDAIQAVYKLGGRNFWVHNTGPLGCLPQQLGIRKPNISEVDEYGCITMLNEAARAFNSKLNNLCQQLRLQMKDSTIVYVDIYSIKHNLVANSSSYGLEKPTMACCGHGGAPYNYDPKIRCLVVAGYNVCDKGDFHISWDGIHYTEAANKIVASQILSNKYSTPPLRFNFFCNK; encoded by the exons ATGCATTGTTGTTACAAGTACAAAAGAGCCTTTTTTATCAATGCTTTCTTCCTCGTGCTTGTGTCTTGTCTTCCTTTGGTTTCATCTAAACGCTGCAAACAACCTGTGATTTTCAACTTCGGCGACTCAAACTCCGACACTGGTGGATTCGCGGCCGCAATCGGCTTCAGCTTCGGAGACCCTTATGGTCGCGCCTTCTTCCATCAGCCCACCGGCCGACTATCTGATGGCCGTCTAATCCTCGACTTTTTAT gTGATAGTTTGCACACAAATTATCTAAAAGCTTACCTCAATCCACTTGAACCTGACATCTCAAATGGGGTGAATTTGGCTGTGAGTGGAGCCTCTATTCTTCCACCAAATGTTCTATTCAATTTAGGCGTTCAAATCAATCAGTTTAGTCTCTTCCATAATCGCTCTCTTCAACTCCGCTCTAAAG GTCGAAAAGATGTGTTGGACAAAGAAGGATTCAACAATGCACTCTACATATTCGACATTGGACAGAATGATTTGACTGTTGCACTTACATTTAACCCTCTTCCCTATGACCAAGTCCTTGAAAAAATCCCTTCTTTTATTTCTGGGATTAAGGATGCTATCCAG GCTGTATACAAACTTGGTGGAAGGAATTTTTGGGTGCATAACACGGGGCCATTAGGTTGTCTACCCCAACAACTAGGCATACGAAAACCTAACATTAGTGAAGTGGATGAGTATGGGTGCATTACCATGTTGAATGAAGCTGCAAGAGCCTTCAACTCCAAGTTAAATAACCTATGTCAACAACTACGTCTCCAGATGAAGGATTCCACCATTGTCTATGTCGACATCTACTCTATCAAGCACAATCTCGTTGCAAATTCTTCGTCTTACG GTTTGGAGAAACCAACAATGGCATGTTGCGGACATGGTGGGGCGCCTTACAACTACGATCCGAAGATTCGGTGTCTTGTTGTTGCTGGCTACAATGTGTGTGACAAGGGAGATTTCCATATAAGTTGGGATGGAATTCATTACACTGAAGCTGCTAATAAGATTGTTGCATCTCAGATTCTCTCCAACAAATATTCAACCCCTCCTCTCCGGTTTAACTTCTTTTGTAATAAATAA
- the LOC125221135 gene encoding putative F-box/FBD/LRR-repeat protein At1g78760 has protein sequence MAKRLRRRQQVKDDDTLDRISMLPDDILLLILSSLSFKESVKTSVLCSRWRDLWILLPELDLDLDSTSILLQYHRRGHNINRLRCDYVRWVDRIFTLLPKSSTNLVRFRVAFDLPSLFSGFVDYWVSSAVSRKVESLDLILNTYSYSSEEFYYFPYHKENFPDNLKLLKKLSLHCVNVSDAAVAFLLGNCSLLEQLSLSRCGSKLSSLKVGGTLPVFKCLEISQCPSLSSVVVRDSNIVCIKYAGLGRPHCRFKLICVPHLTQLWIQTAHEQEMLYYIMNIRRIIHMFDSVLPQLHTLKIYSNYKLTCFDTLKKMMPKLKELVVVVQSGYSDNCSLMPIIRWFKVAPCLQRFVLEASRQDETNTKDNVLWGLKRDCLINGSDYDVSDINRSKKVKQTYFIKEVEFFGYHGVRNHLQIISQLVRHGVALERIVVDPRSFELRQNMPWDRISRNQMEDEIIARELAKNQLRYVTKRIKVNIL, from the exons ATGGCGAAAAGGCTACGGAGGCGACAACAAGTCAAAGATGACGACACG CTTGATCGAATTAGCATGCTTCCCGATGATATACTATTGTTAATATTATCTTCGTTGAGCTTTAAAGAGTCTGTAAAGACTAGCGTACTTTGCTCTCGATGGAGGGACTTGTGGATTCTCTTACCCGAACTAGATCTCGATCTCGATTCGACATCAATACTATTACAATACCACCGGAGAGGTCATAACATCAACAGGTTAAGATGCGATTATGTTAGATGGGTTGATCGCATATTCACCCTACTCCCCAAATCCTCTACTAACCTTGTCAGATTCCGAGTGGCATTCGATTTACCTTCACTTTTCAGTGGATTTGTCGATTATTGGGTTAGCTCCGCTGTGAGTAGAAAGGTTGAGAGTCTTGATTTGATCTTGAATACCTACTCCTACTCATCAGAAGAGTTTTACTATTTCCCATACCATAAAGAGAATTTCCCTGACAATCTGAAGCTGCTGAAGAAACTGAGTTTGCATTGTGTGAATGTGAGTGATGCGGCTGTGGCGTTTTTGTTGGGGAACTGTAGTCTCCTCGAGCAACTGTCTCTATCTCGGTGTGGAAGCAAGCTTTCGTCTCTCAAGGTTGGTGGGACGTTGCCGGTATTCAAATGCCTAGAAATCAGCCAGTGCCCTAGTCTCTCTTCAGTTGTTGTTCGTGATTCGAACATTGTTTGCATCAAGTACGCTGGTCTGGGCAGACCACATTGTCGTTTCAAGCTCATCTGTGTTCCTCATCTTACTCAGCTCTGGATTCAGACCGCGCATGAGCAGGAGATGCTGTATTATATTATGAACATCAGACGCATTATACACATGTTTGATTCTGTGCTTCCACAACTACACACGCTCAAGATATACTCCAACTACAAACTTACCTGCTTT GACactttgaagaagatgatgccTAAacttaaggaattggtggtgGTGGTTCAGAGTGGCTATAGTGACAATTGTTCTCTCATGCCAATCATAAGATGGTTTAAGGTGGCACCTTGCTTGCAAAGATTTGTTCTAGAG gCGTCACGCCAAGATGAGACCAATACAAAAGATAATGTGTTGTGGGGTTTGAAAAGGGATTGCTTGATTAATGGTAGTGATTATGATGTTTCGGACATTAACCGCAGTAAGAAAGTTAAACAGACTTATTTTATCAAGGAAGTAGAGTTTTTTGGCTATCATGGAGTGCGTAATCATCTTCAAATCATTAGTCAGTTGGTGCGACACGGTGTTGCACTAGAGAGGATAGTCGTGGATCCACGATCTTTCGAGCTTCGTCAGAATATGCCGTGGGATCGCATTTCCCGAAACCAAATGGAGGATGAAATAATTGCAAGAGAGCTTGCAAAGAATCAACTTAGATATGTtactaaaagaataaaagttaACATTCTTTAG